In Leptolyngbya sp. NIES-2104, the genomic window AGAAACGTAAAGACTAATGAAACTATCATTCTGACTGGACTGATATAGGAACCAATCCACCAGACCTCCATCGTATACAGCAACGGAATTCCAAACAGAAAGCCCCCAGATGCACCTCGAACCAAATCTGTCAGTTCAGTTTTCCATTGCTTCCCTAAGTGCGTCACCATAAGCAATGCCAGAAGCGTTAAAATTTAAGATATTCAAACCTCGATCGGTTTGTCATTGCTCTACAGATAGAATCTATGGTTATCGAATGGCTGAAAGTGAAAGTTCCAATCGAACTGCGCGAAACTTATATTCAAAAAGATGCTGAAATCTGGACAGCGACACTTTCAAAATATCCGGGCTATGTTGGAAAAGAAATCTGGTTTAATCCCAAAGATGAATCAGAGCTAATTATGGTAGTTCATTGGGAAACGAAAGATGCTTGGAAAAGTGTTCCAGCATCGGTACTCGAAGACACCGATCGACGTTTCACCGAAGCGATGGGTCAAACCTTCCCCTTTCTCGAAGAGCGCGAGTTTCAAGTGCGTAAAATTAGCAATTCCTAATCATGCTGAACTGTCCTAAATGCGGTCAATCGATTCAAAAAAGCGCGATCGCCTGTCCCCGCTGTCGGACTCCGCTCAAGGCTCATGGTCATCCAGGCATCGTGTTACATCGAGCCACTGGAAATGAGCCGCTGTGCAGGACTTGTATCTATGATGCGGATGACACCTGCAATTACCCACAGCGCCCGGATGCGTGGGAATGCACGATGTATCACAATGTCACAACCCCGATTGTGAGTACTCCGCAACGTTACGAAATGTCTCCGGCTGTCTGGATGCGTCGGAATGCTGGATGGATTGCGCTAGTGATTTTGATTGTATTCAGTTTTGGATTAGCGTTATCGCGTCGCTAGGATTAAACAAAGTGATAAGGCGGTAATGCTTCTCCCAATCCCATTTCCCAGTGCGGATATTGATTTTGCCATTCATTGAGATGTTGATAAAGCGTCATTTCTTCGCGTTTATCAATTAACAGATACAGTTTATCAATTCCGTCTGCGCCTTCTTTGAGCTTCGTGTTCGGATAGACTTGCTCGATTTCTGACAAAATTTGCTGAAGTTCTTGCTGTTGTTGATCTTGCTGGTCGAGGCGAGCTTGATACTGCTGCTTTTTCGCCTGAAAATAATCGCGCCCTTTCATACTGCCATTCGTCTCTGGATTGGCAGGAAGTTCAAGCTCGATCGGGGTTAAT contains:
- a CDS encoding TIGR03792 family protein: MVIEWLKVKVPIELRETYIQKDAEIWTATLSKYPGYVGKEIWFNPKDESELIMVVHWETKDAWKSVPASVLEDTDRRFTEAMGQTFPFLEEREFQVRKISNS
- a CDS encoding zinc ribbon domain-containing protein codes for the protein MLNCPKCGQSIQKSAIACPRCRTPLKAHGHPGIVLHRATGNEPLCRTCIYDADDTCNYPQRPDAWECTMYHNVTTPIVSTPQRYEMSPAVWMRRNAGWIALVILIVFSFGLALSRR